Genomic segment of Panicum virgatum strain AP13 chromosome 2K, P.virgatum_v5, whole genome shotgun sequence:
TTAAATAACAATGGATTATCTAAGGGCTCTTCCAGCAAGGATGCTAATTCGCCACAAGTGGCTGGGAATAATTTGTTGCTGGCTGCTCGTAATCAACCACACTTGATGCGGTTACTAGCTTATGTGAGTTGTTAAAAATCCTGATAGGCAGTTACAACACGCCTTAATTTTCATTGTTTCTTTTCCTAACCTGTAGATCATGCaataatatgttttgttagTATAGTTAGCTATTATATTTTGTGTTTAAGTCTTCTCAAATGTTCATGATTCAATAGGAAGGTGCTCACTGCTATTTGATTGCTGGGGTCCTTAATTTACCGCTGCATGTTACTACCATGTTAATTGGGTGGAATGTGTTACAATATATGAGGAAGATGAGAGAATGAACTGGATGTCTAAGGCCCAAAGGGCAATATATAGTACATGAGGCACCCAAAACCCTAGAATAGGAAATTACAATAGTACCCTTGACTATTATGACTACTATACCCTTAACAAAATGGATCGTCAACCCATTTTGTTGCATGCATGCCTGATTGTGTCATTGTCGATTTGTTTTTTCCACTGGAAGCAGGTCACTCAGTATATCCTTATGAAGTAGAACCAttggtttgaatttttttagtcGTGATGTGTGACTATCTGTTGCAGCATAAAAGTGGTCGTAGCAGTTGTGGACCTTGTGATTGTTAGGATGGTGAAGCTTTCACTTAAGTTCCTAGCATGTTTGCATCCTATGATGGCCACTTACAAGTTCACCAAAAGTTAATAAATTAGGAAATCAGATTAGATTTTGGCAATTTTGAGCAACTGGTTCTGCTTCCAGGTGAATGTCCAATTCAATTGTGTCTCAGGCAGTACTAGTGGCTTGTATAGCTGGAGGAATTACCTTGTTCTAGGATGGTTTTGTTTGTCATCTCATGGGTTAATCTGAATGGGATGACCTTATACCTTTTATTCAACTGGCATTGCGGCCATATGGAATTATATGGGAATGAATAAGTTCATTATGTTCATACCATTTCTCAAATTGAACAATGTTAGGCATATATCCTAGGACTTCCCGATACTCAGAACAACACCTCGTACATTAATTTATGCCACTTTCAATCATTAATATTCTTCAATTCTGTATGGGATCTAATGTAGCTTTGGTTTCTGCAGACAAATGATGTCAATGGTGCATTTGAGGCAACTCGGAAGTCGCAATCAGCAATTGCTTCTGCTGCTGGCACTCATGAAAATGGAATAGACAGTCTTTCTTCAGTAAGAACAGTTCTGGATTTCAACTTCCGAAGTGTGAATGATCTACTAAGGCTTGTGCGGATTTCAATGGAGTCTATCAGCTGCTGACATGTTTATAATCTGGGTAAATGCCATCAGTTGAACCGTCCTGTGTATGTGCAAACCAATTTGAACTTTGTCCTTGACGAGGTAGCATGAAGCTGAATAGTTCAACAGTGCAAAAAGCATGGGTCTTCTCAATTGCACACGCTGGTCAATTTGTACAGAAactgatctttatttttttatggcACCCAATTAGTATACTTTGTTCCACATCACTTGGATGATTTAGTTTTAGTGTGGGAcgcaactgaagatgagcctCGCACGGCTCAGTGCTTGTAATAGTTTGGAGGTAGGAGTCGCTTCACTGCCTGCAGTTGATAAGATATTTTGTTATCTGGAAAGCGGCTCGCTCCTGAGCGTTCTCTTTCTACATGATGTAAATTATGTGGTTCCCTGTCAAGGCTGGCTTATGGCTGAAGAGTCAGTATCATAGTTTCCATTGAGCAGTACCAGATGATGTGTTGCCACTTGACAATTTTGATGGTAATTCCCAGTTTAGCATAAATGTAGTTTAGtgcctttctttttttaaatGCTACTCCTTGATGTTACTATCTTTATTCTTGAGCAGGGAGAGGACAACAAAACCAACTAATTGTGCTAACCAACAAGACGGGGCAGTTTTTTCTTTTCACCCTTGCCATGATGCCATGTCTTCTGGATAAAGTTCATGCAGGTACCTTTACTAATATTGTATTTGTTATAATCTGGATTATACATATTTATGATTGCTTGTTCCTGGAAGTAGTGTCAAATGAAATTGAGTTCTAGAACACTGAAAATATCTCCTGGTGGTGCAAAAATGGAAGTGACCAGTAAAGAGCATTTGCTGATACTGCTAACTAATTATGATACATTGACATATAGGGTCTTGTGCTAACTCATATTTATGTTTGGTAAATGTTTCCTGTCACTCAGATCAgaattcaacaatgccatgtttCTCCATTCTGTATTGCTTTCTTGAAAGTGGTATTAGTATAGTAACCTTCAGTTGATATTTTTTTAACATTTTATGCAACTTTTTTgcttcattcttgattctttTTCATTATTTTTGAGGACCTTCAAATTTTGTATTTACGGTTACCTTCTTTCAAGGCTACACATTAGTTTAAATACTTGTATATTTTCCTTGTATTATTGTGTAACCTGATGTCCTTTCATAGCTGAAGCTTTCTGAATTTGCTTACTTGGAAATATTTTGGTCCTCTGGGCATCTAACTGCCTTAAGCTAGTACTCTCATATGCAAGCTGGATGCCATTTTGCCGAGATTGTTTTTGTTCACAAATACTATACAATTTCGTTTTCCCGAGGCATCCTATTTCACTAAATGCCCATATCAAGCTCAGGGGTGAACATATCTTgtctgaaaaaaaaactacttaCGGTTTTATCTCTCTTTTTATGTGCATGGATTTAAACAGACATCTAGTTAGGGCATGTTGAAGAGTAGCGTGCTTGACATTGCTACAAGCAGTCCAGCACTATATGACTTAATGTTGCACGAGTCAGCTTTGCACGGTTTTGTCAGTTTTTGTCGTAGCAAAGGATAAAGAGAAGTGTTCTGTAGTTCGAGAACTTCTACTGATGCAGTGATCGTGTCTTTTCTTTTGCAGGTTTCATATAAGAAATCACTTGGACCATCAGCTTTGTTTGGATGCTGTACAAAGAATTCTAGTGTACAATAGGCTAACCCTTTTTCATGATCATCAATACCAACACTGTCACCAGCACatgtacatgtatatatacAGATACTAAAGGTGGAAACATTTGTTACGACGTGCTGGTGCATGTATGACGCCTTTGATTCTGCCAAGCTTTTTCTCGTTGACTATTCTTCATCAAATTTTGTCACTTTTAGTTGTTTCAGATAGTGTCTAGTACCGAGAACTTGTTGCAGAATGCAAAATAAGTTCCATGTTCTGTACAACTTGTAGCATAACTTAGTTTCAGTTCGTTGAGTAAAGCGGTGCTAAGTTTCAGTTCATTGAGTGAAGTGATACTAATTTCTCGCTGAATTTTCACTAGGACATACTTCTGCTGCAACATTCGGATTGGGTTTTCACTTTTGTATCCATTAGTGATAACGAGTCTTATTGACATGTGACTCGTGAATCCCAAGGTGGTTAAATTTTTAATTCTCTTCTCGCCTTGCAAAGGCATATATCGTACCTTTTGTGAACACTATTTAGCAAAATAATCTATATATTTCCACTCTATTCGGCTGGCTGTAGTTGTGACTGATGTTGATTTGTTACGAAAGAAAAGTACTGGTGGCttgtgctggtgctggtttggtgtgagaaaaaCAATGCTGGTTGGTTGCAACGGAACAATGGGTTTCGTCGATGGTTGAAGTCTGGTCAAAGATCTGTCATAACCTGATGCTGCATCTCCAAGCATCAAAATGGACAGCAGCTCGACCAATTGATTCAGACATCAAACAAGGTATTACATCTCGACCGGCAAAACTTTCATCTCCCAGCCTAGCCACTCGACGACTCTGTATATCTCCTCCGTCCGCGTGTGCGACGTGTCGTCCGACGAGAACTTGTGCAGGTGCAgcgactcgccgccggcgccggcgtccacCCAGCTGAACCCGACCTCTTTCTTCACGCCCCTCTCCCGCATCTGCCTCCGCACCCTCGCCACGGCGGCCCAGTCGCCCTTCTCGGCGTAGATGTTTGACAGCAGCACGTAGGCACCGGACTCCGCGGGCTCTGTCTCCGTCAGCACGCCGGCGACCCTCTCGCCGACGTCCGTGTTGCCGTGGATCCTGCAGGCGCCCAGCAGGCTCTGCAGGGCCGAGACGGTCGGCCCGGATGGCATACGCAGCATGAGCTCTTCGGCTTCCTCCAGCCTCCCCGCCCTGCCTAGCAGGTCGACGATGCACGCGTAGTGCTCCGGCCACAGGTCTGCGCCGTGCTTGGCGGCCATCGAGTCGGAAGATCTCCCGGCCCAAGCTGACAAACCCGCTGTACCGGCAGGCGGTGAGGACAGAGAGAAGAACCACTCCGTCCGGAGCGACGCCAGAGCGTACCATGTCGTTGAAGAGGCTGATGACGGCGTCGTAGTTCCCGTGCTTTGAGTTCGCCGAGATTATTGCCGTCCAGGCAATGAGGCTCCGGTGGACGGTCTCGCCGAACGCCTTCCAGGACTCCTCCAAGCTGCCTCGCTTCGTACAAGTCGATGAGAGCACCGGAGACGTACTCGCTGGTGCCGAGCCCCAGCTTCAGCGTCTGGCAGTGGTACATCTGACCGTAAGCCATGGGCACCGTCTCCACAGAGGTCACCGCGCTGAGGACGCTTGCGAACGTGGTCTCATAGGGCTTCATGCTCTTCACCATTGACGAGAAGACCACAAGGGCGTCCTCACACTTCTCGTTCTGGGCATAACCAGAGATGAGAGCGTTGCAAGCGATGATCTCCGGGTGAGGCATAAGACAGAAGACCATCTTCACATCATCCACGTGCTGAAGCTTGGCGTACATGGTGATGAGGctgtttgctgctgctgccttatCAGACAAGCCGGTCTTCAGGCATACAGCGTGGATCATCTGCCCTTCCCTCACCGGGCAGTCTCCTGGCATCGCCGACAGCATGGCCACAAAGGTGACCTCGTTCGGCGCTACCCCATCTCGCCTCATGCCATTGAACAGTGAGACGGCATCCTTCCCGTCCATGGACACCTTCCGGTCCGCGTCGAGCGACCCACCCCGGGAGTAGGCCGTGACAAGCGCATTGCAGACGAACACGTCGGCGGCCTGCCCGGCGCGCGACGCCAGCGCGTGCAGCTGCCGCACGAAGCCGCGCTCCCCCTGGCCGGCGGAGAGGGAGAGCGCGACGGCGTCGGGCCGCACGTCCCCGGAGCGGAGCATCCGCGCGGCGAAGGCGAGCGCATCCTCGGGGTCGGGGATCACGGCGAGGATGGTGTTGTAGGAGCTGGCATCCCGCTCGCGCGCGGTGGCGAAGACCCTGGCGGCCGCGGGGAAggagccggcgccgcccgccttGGCGTAGCGCGCGACGAGGGAGTTGGTGACGGCTGCGAAGGCGTCGAAGCCTGAGGCGACCGCGAGGCCGTGGAGCGCGGGCAGGGTGTCCGGGTCGGAGCGTGCGACGGCCGCGGAGAACGCGAAGGGGGAGACGGGGAGCCCGGCCAGTGGCGTGGCGGCGCAGGCGGTTGGCCGGCGGGGAGTTTCAGCGAACGGGTGGTGGGCGGCAGCGGTGGAGAGCGCGTGTGATTTGGGCGTCGCGCGCGTGGGGCAAGGCAGCCGCCGCAGTGGCATCTAGAGACGGACGCTGGCCTGGCTCCTGGATTGGATTGGGCCACCTCCCCCAACTCAAACGACACGGAGCTCTGCTctctaaataaaataaaataaaattccaCGGGCCGCTTCCTCCCTTCCGCCGGCCGCTCTCCCACGAATCTCTCCACGACcccgcggccatggcgtggGGGCTGCtcctgcagcctgcaggggcCGCCTCCGCCTTGTGTCCGTACCTCCTCCTCCCGGCCCCGGCTCCTCGTCGGAGCTTCCCCAACAAGGTACTAACCACTATACCTATTATACTATTTGCCTGTTTTCGTCGAGCAGGTTGTAGGCGGCGGCTGATAATTGCTGGGTGCGATTTTGATTTAGTTCTTCAATTTAGAGTGGATGGCATGGTCTCGGGAATTAAATTGTGCCATCGGCTTGTTAAACTTCTGAAAGTTTAAGCCGTGACCATGATTCCTGGCTAGGCTAACTGGGTCTCAAATGATTTTGGCTAATATCTGTAGCTCAGGATATATATGCTGCTAATGCAGTACATAGgcgaaattttgttttttcttgGAGTGAATCCGTGGAGTCCCATCGTCCAAAAAGTATGGTTGATGCCACAAAAcattgtccatcttgggtattGCTTACATTGTAGGATCTACGATTGATTGGATGGAACACCTAAAATTACTCCTTGTTTGCCATTTGCAATTTTACAATGCTAAATCATGCACTGTTCCGAACAGTCATTTTGGTTTCTGTGTTCCTTGTACTGTTCTGCATATGGAGCTTGTAGCACTTATCAGCATGTCCTGTGATAGAATAGTTGCTATTAACTTCAGAAGCTGAAATGCGGTTCTTCCTTATGTTTGAATTCTCAATTTCTGTTCTGATAGTCTTGTGTTCACAGGTGCAGCTAAATCAAGTTCGATGCATGAATCAGTTATGCTGGAAGCTACCTTTGAGTGGTAAGCCACTTTACTCTTTAGCCATCACAATTTACAGAACATCAGCGTCAGGATTTTTCTGATTCAACCTTCGGGCTCACATCCATCATCTCTTGAAATGAACTTATGTTTGCAGCTGTTGAGTCACACAGATCAAGGAACCTGATTGGTTGCTTACATTCAGACTCAACTGCAGAAGTAGCGGGAGTGAGCAGACCTGCAGATGTCTTCGCTGCTCTGAGTGATCAATCCATGACGTGTTGCGTGGATTCGGTCCCAGGTGTGCTTATTGTTATTTCTGGCTATTGGACTGGGCCCGATGCGGATGATGGTTCTGGTAGTGTTGAGGCCATGATCCAAAGAATTGCATGATGTTTGCCATTGTGGTTAACTATGGTTATTTTTTCTTGCATCTGAAGATAACCTGTATTAAAGCATCAACTGGACTGTATATGGCTATACCTTTGTTCATTAAGATCTGTATTTATTCCCTGGGTTTATAAGTTGTTGTATTTGCTCTTGCATCGCTGTTTTCAGTGCACCCAAAGCAAAATCCTAGAAATCCTCTCTTtagttcagaaaaaaaaacaataatgGACCTGCATTGGTTTATTTTGGTTGCCCCCCAAATTAGAAGGATGTACATTAATCAGACACCCTTCACGACATCTTGCTTGACAAAAGAATATTAGACAATCATGTTATTGATATCTTTCATGTCCGTCTATGCATCCTGTTGAAGTGTAGTTAGTAACTGTGAGACCGACACATCAATGTTTGAATATCATGTCAGGTATCTGATGCACAGGTTTAGAAATCCTCCATTAATTACAACAGCTCTATTCCTCCATTCAGAATCTTTGTATGATATTTATGTCATTCATTCTTTAAAAAAACAACATTAATTCATGTAAGGATATAATCGACTCCTCCAGTAGAACTTTTGAACTTTGAGATTTGGGCATACTGGCATCGTGCTTGCAGGTTCAGGGCATCATCCAATCCTTATGCTAAAACAGCAAATAGTGTCAGGCATTTGGTGTAAGTTGGGGGAATAATTTTTCAAAGGGAAATGTGTTAGTACTTATTAGTATACCCTAAATGTTAAGTAAGAAAAATCAGATCAGATGCTGGTGAGAAGATTCGAGTATAGCGTCATCCATTTCTTATATAGATCTGTTCTTCATCGACAGGTCCATGGTTATGATTGCACTTCTATTCCAATTAGCTGGAAAAGTGCATGTAGGTTTCATTTAATCTGGGAAGGAATAAACTTGTGCGAGAGAACTAGCACACTCTTTTAAGAGAAGCTGCTTACTCGTCTTATACAATTCTTGCAACAAATTATCGATGATGCCTGTATTCGTTGCAATTCCACTTGAACAACACGATTCCCTTATTAGCATCCCATATGATGTTCCCTGATGCTTCACTCTCCAGGAACAACTAATGATCAATCAGGAGACAGTTGAAGCGTAGACCGATCCACCGCTTCAACTGCTCCAGCTCCTGATGATGATCCAACCAAGCATGGATTGAAGTCGAAGAATCAATTCCTTCCAATCATATCACTCAGCAAAGGTTCTATCATATCCCAGTCCACTTAACCACATGCTCGCTTTGGCATATATTTCTTGTATAACCATGCGCTTTAAGCCATTCGACTCATCGTGTGGACTCAGTATTTTTTTATCCTTTAGATGTACAATAGTAAAATGTGAAAAGTTATAAGGCCAGCCTCAGCCAAACCTAACATACCGAAGCCGGATTATAACTTGAAGGATCTTGGTACCAACTTGCACCCAAGCAATCCCCAAGGCACATTTGTTACCCAAAAGATCTCAATAAGAAAGAGAGGCCACTTTGAGTCTTTCTTAGCACTATAGCCACTTCCAATGCCACATTCGAAGGTTGATCAGTAAAGCAGCTCGAAAGAAAATGGTAGACACCCAAAACTCGCATCTTTCATCAACAAGGAAAGGCGAATAAACCATAGAGAAAGGATGAGCTTCGCCAGACAAAGATATGGTCTCATATTCTGATCAAGCTGAACCGCACCATCTGGTAGAATAGAGCAAGCTTTAGACAGACCATGATTGCACTCCACTGGAGCATTGATCCTTCAAGCTGCTGAGCATCAGATGCCACCCATAACCTATTCTAGTCCCAGCCAAACCTAGATAATTATTGAGCTGCAACCTATGTCCCAATCAAGGGCTGATAAGatgtgtatatatgtatgtgaGGATCTGTCTGTTTTTCATTGGATGCCTTAGATCAGTCATTAGGTTTGAACTGGTGAGAGCTTTCTACTTAAACCTGAAATTTAGCGCAATCCTCAATGAAGCTGGCAGTCTTGTGCCACttgtgaaaaaaaaaaaccatgtGCTACATGTTATTATTAGATGGCATGACACAATCCCACCAGCTTTTGTGTACCTAGCTCCTTTGGTGGCCGGCGATTTAGCATAACGTTGGGTCAGTGAAACCAGAAGCATTCCATttcaaaaatagaaaagaagaagaagaaattgtaTACCCAGGAGttattcaaaatttgaaatgcAGGAGTTCAATTGTCGCGGCGATCAGGAAAATATCCACGCATTCCTCCTAATTAAACATGGAAATTATAGTAGTTGGAATCTCACCATGACTACCGATGGCGCCCCTTCAGTCCACCAGCTATATATAAGCAAGCTGAATAACTCCTCCTGTTATTAAGCCACCACCATCACACAGTTATTAAGCCAGCACAGCGCAGAGAGTTGAGCATGGCGTACAGGGTGCTGGAGGTGACCCTCCTGTCGGCCAGGGACCTCAAGAGGGTGAACCTGTTCTCGCGCATGGAGGTGTACGCCGTGGTGACCATCTCCGGCGACCCGCTGACGCGGCAGTGCACCCAGCCGGACCCCTACGGCGGGCGCCACCCGTCGTGGAACACCTCGTTCCGGTTCAACgttccggccaccgccgcgacGGCCACCGGGTGCCTCCACGTGCTCCTGCGCACCGAGCGCGCCCTGGGCGACCGCGACGTCGGCGAGGTCATCGTGCCCCTCGCCGAcatcctcaccggcggcggcgccgcgtgcGACCCCggcccccggccgccgcagctcgcgTCGTACCAGGTCCGCAAGCTGCACCGGTGCGAGCCGCGCGGGATGCTCAACGTGTCGTACCGCCTGGGCCCCGTCGTCGCCCCGCAGGCGAGAGCCGACGAGGCGGCCGTCCCCTACGTGGGGTTCCCGGTGGCGCGGTCGCCGTTCTACGCCCCGTCTTATGCCTACCTTCCCGCGCCGGgaccggcgccggcgtcgctgTCGCTTCCGCCGCCTCCTCATCCGCAAGCTGCCGGCGGCCacgacgccgccatggccgtGCAGCCACCTGCACCTTCTGCGGGGGCGATCAGCGCCTACAACTTGCCTGCCGCCGGgcatgcagcggcggcggcatcgccgACGAAGCGAAACGGTGGCGGCGACAGGATGGACTTCGGGGTGGGGCTCGGCGCCGGACTGGTGAGCGGCGCGATCAGCGGGATGCTGGCGGGCGACATGATGatgtcggaggcggcggcctacAACTACGGTTACCGCGCCGGGTTGGCGGACGGCGGAGCCGGGGCGCCGACCGTGTACAAGAAGAGCTCTCACGCTCACGGCAAAGTTGAAGGAAATCTGACGGTGGTGTGATACGAATACGATGATCCCGTGCATCGATCGAACTGCGCGTGACGTGTTGGTTTGCGCACATGCATGTACTGCACTGTACTCCGTACTGCATTAGAGACGTACTACTGTATGATGATGGACATGTAGTAGACACGTACTTATACTAATTAATAAGGACAGTAATCAGTCCTGGACTAATTAATAAGGATAGCAAGGAGAGCAAAATGGAGAGCCTGCTGGAAGCAGTAATATGCAGCGGCATATACTGGCATGTGCCCAAGGGCCAGGGACGGCACCAACTGTTGGATTCGCCTGAATGTCTGATCCAACGGTCAGAAATCAGCACATCCAAATAAAATCAAACGCCCCTCGGCCCCAAAACCCTAGTACGTCCGCCCCCAATCCACCCGCCGCCACGCACcaaacctccgccgccgccgacctccatCCTCGAGCGCCATGAGGCCTCTCGACGAGAAAGAGACCACCCAAGTATTCGAGAAGCTCTTCAAGTTCACGGGGCCCAACCTGAAGCACCTCCTGGAGCGGCCCGCCGTCGAGGGCCCCGACCCGGAGCCCGGCCGCTactgcctccgcctccaccgcaACCGCGTCTACTACGCCTCCGAGGCGCTcgtccgccgcgccaccgccgtcgcgcgcccgcgcctcgccgccgtgggcACGCCCATCGGCAAGTTCACCCACCACGGCGCCTTCCACCTCACCGTCCACGCGCTCGACCTCCTCGCGgcccacgcgcgccgccgcgtctgGCTCAAGCCCGACTCCGAGCGCTCCTTCCTCTTCGGCAACTCCGTGCCCAAGTCCTCCCTCGCGCGCATCACCGAGAACACCAAGGCGGAGGACGGGGTGGTCGTCATGTCCATGGCCGACGTCCCGCTCGGCTTCGGCATCgcggcgaggtcggcgcagGACTGCAGGAAGGCCGACACTAACGCCGTGGTCGTGCTGCATCAGGCGGACGCCGGGGAGTACCTCcgcaaggaggaggagctcaTGTGAGGTGAGGGGGGCAGAGGCTTGATTTATCTATTGTTCGTCATTTGGCTGATCAGTTCATACTCATGGGTGAATATTGGAAGATTAAGCCTTACAGAGTTACAGTTGTGTTCAAGGCTTCAGGGATTATGTACTGAATGATTTGGTTGTGAGATGTGCTGTTGCCAAATTTCATCCTCATCAGTGCTAATATATGTTTCTGTCTTCTGAGTAAATCTGATCAAGTATTTGGATCTGAATTACGCAATCAACCAAAGTAGTTTGCAAAAAGGATTTGTTTTAACTTCTAAATTGTTGCTATGGCATTGACGGTAAGCTGTTTACAAAGTGAAAAAAATATTACACACAGATATAACCCGGTTGATTGAAGGAGTATGGAAGACTTCATTCCAATTGGAAggcgtgttttttttttcatatgaaTGGACTGGGAACAT
This window contains:
- the LOC120694805 gene encoding 60S ribosome subunit biogenesis protein NIP7 homolog, which gives rise to MRPLDEKETTQVFEKLFKFTGPNLKHLLERPAVEGPDPEPGRYCLRLHRNRVYYASEALVRRATAVARPRLAAVGTPIGKFTHHGAFHLTVHALDLLAAHARRRVWLKPDSERSFLFGNSVPKSSLARITENTKAEDGVVVMSMADVPLGFGIAARSAQDCRKADTNAVVVLHQADAGEYLRKEEELM
- the LOC120694804 gene encoding protein SRC2-like, encoding MAYRVLEVTLLSARDLKRVNLFSRMEVYAVVTISGDPLTRQCTQPDPYGGRHPSWNTSFRFNVPATAATATGCLHVLLRTERALGDRDVGEVIVPLADILTGGGAACDPGPRPPQLASYQVRKLHRCEPRGMLNVSYRLGPVVAPQARADEAAVPYVGFPVARSPFYAPSYAYLPAPGPAPASLSLPPPPHPQAAGGHDAAMAVQPPAPSAGAISAYNLPAAGHAAAAASPTKRNGGGDRMDFGVGLGAGLVSGAISGMLAGDMMMSEAAAYNYGYRAGLADGGAGAPTVYKKSSHAHGKVEGNLTVV